The genomic DNA ATGCCGACGGTTTGTTGGGAGCTGTCTTTATGCTGCCAACCTTCGCTCGCGGGACGTCGGTTGCGTTACAAGTCGCCGGCAAAACGGAGCCGTTGGCGACGCGGTTCGACGAGCGGACGGAGCCGCGCCACCCGCACTTTGCCTGGTTACTCAAAGGGATCGAAACGATGATCCACACCGGCCGGCCGACCTATCCCGTCGAGCGGACGCTGCTGACCAGCGGGATCTTGGATCGCGCCCTCACCTCGCTGTCCGAAGGGCAAACCAAACGGATGACTCCCGAACTGGAGATCGCCTACCAGCCGGCAAATTACGGCCACGCTCCCCTCCCGCGACTCGGCGGTTAGAATAGGTCGCCTTTCGCTCCGCGAAAGAGCGTTTGCCGGTCTCGCACTTTCGCGGCGCGAAAGGCGATCCACTTGCAACAACCTTGCCTTTCCCGCCCGATCCCCTCCCACCTCGAACAGACTCACCAAGAGCTACTTCTCAGGAGATCCCTCATGCTCGCATGCACTCGTCGTTTCATGTTTCAAATCCCCATCATCGCGCTGCTGGTTACCAGCGGTCTCGTCGCCGCAGCCGAAGATTATCACGTGGAAAAGGACGTGATGGTCCCGATGCGCGATGGCGTTCGTCTGGCGACCGACATCTATCGACCGATGGTCGATGGCAAACCGTCGGAGGAGCGGCTGCCGGTGATTCTGTCGCGCCTGCCGTACAATAAAAACGGAGCCAAGTCGCGCGGTGCTTATTACGCAACGCACGGTTACGTTTACGTCGCGCAAGACACTCGCGGACGCTACGCATCCGAAGGGGTCTGGCACATGTTGACCGATGATGGCCCCGACGGCGTCGACTGCGCCGCCTGGATCGGCAAGCAACCTTGGAGCGACGGGCAGATCGGAATGATCGGGACCTCCTATTTCGGCGGCACCCAACACGCGATGGCGTTGGCCGGCGCTCCGGAACTGAAGACGGTGATCCCTGTCGATGCGATGGCGAACATGGGGCGGCAGAGTCTTCGTAACGCGGGGGCTTTTGAGTTGCGTTTCTGGAACTGGATCTTCTTGAACGCGAGCAACGGCAGCCGCGCCGGCCAGGATCCTGGCACCAAAGAGGTCTTAAAAGAGATGGCGGATCAACGCCACGCCTATCTTCAAGAATTGCCGACACGTCGCGGGATGACGCCACTGCGTCTGGCCCCCGAATACGAAGACTGGTTGATCTCGGCGATGGAGAATGGGCCGAACGACGAATTCTGGGAACAAAACAATATCGTCGATGCGCCCCACAAATACAAAGACATCCCCGTCTATCTGGTCTCCGGTTGGTATGACTCTTGGGGCGGCAACAACACCGCCACTTTCATGGCGCTGCGACCGGAGATCAAGGGCCCGGTCTATATGATCATGGGGCCGTGGATTCACGGTCAACAATCCGGTTACGCTCACGGGCAGGTTTCGTTTGGCAAGCAGGCCGCGATCGCGGATCAATGGGCGTGGCGACGCGAGTGGTACGACCACTGGCTCAAAGGAATCGACAACTCCGTCGGCAAAGCCGATCCGTTCAAGACTCCCGTGCGGATCTTCGTGATGGGAACCGGCGATGGCGGCAAAGACGAAAAGGGACGCTTACAGCACGGTGGCTACTGGCGAAGCGAATTGGATTGGCCGTTGGAACGGACACAGTACACCGACTTTTATCTGCAACCCGATGGCGGCTTGGCGACGGAAAAGCCAGCGGACGAAGAGGCGGTCACGCAATACGATTTCGACCCCAAGAATCCCGTCCCCAACATCGGCGGGAACATCTCGTCGGCCAACGACATCATGGTCCAAGGGGCTTGGGATCAAAAGGGAGGCAGCCACATCTGGAACTTCAAAAATCCGATCCCGCTGTCGGCTCGCAGCGATGTTTTGGTCTTCCAAACCGAACCGCTGACCGAAGACTTGGAAGTCACCGGCGAATTGGAAGTTCGCTTGTTCGCATCCAGCTCCGCCGTCGACACCGACTTCACCGCCAAGCTGATCGATGTCTATCCGCCTTCGGCCGATTGGCCGGGCGGGTTTGATCTGAACATCGCCGACGGGATCGTGCGAGCAAGGTTCCGCGAGTCGCTGAAGAAGGAAGTCTTGATGACACCGGGCGAGACGTACGAATTCACGATCAAGATGTATCCGACGTCGAACGTCTTCAAAAAGGGACATCGGATTCGCGTCGACATCTCCAGTTCGAACTTCCCTCGCTTCGACGTGAACCCCAACACCGGGGAACCGTTGAACCGTCATCGCCGAACCGTCGTGGCGACGCAAACGATCCACCACGACGCAACGCGACCTAGCCGGATTATTTTGCCGGTGATTCCAGCGGAATAACCGTTTCGCAGCGGCGTGGGATTTGATATCAACGCTCGATACGGCGTTGATATATGCCTCAGCGAGGATCATAATCAATCGATCTGGTTCTTTTAAGAGCCAGCCCTCCCCCCAAATCCCCCCATTCCCCTTCGGCACAAAAGACATGTTTGCATGTTGGGTTCCGTTTCGCTGTGATCGTGTTGCCGCCGCTTTCCTGATGCTGACGCTGCTGAGTTCCGGCGTGGCGGCGGGTGAAGAGCCATCGTTTTTCGAAACGCAGATCCGGCCGATCCTGCGCGAGTATTGTTTCGATTGCCACGGCGCGACTGAAGAGCTGGAAGGTGGGCTCGATCTGCGGCTGGTTCGGTTCATCAAATCGGGAGGCGATTCGGGAACGGCGCTCGTGCCGGGCGATCCAGAAGAGAGTTTGCTGCTGACGCGCGTTCGCGACGGCGACATGCCACCGGGGGAAGCGCGCGTCTCGGACGACAAAATAGCGATCCTGGAAAAATGGATCGCCAGCGGCGCCGCGACGCTGCGTCCCGAACCGGAACAGATTGGGCCGGGGATTCCGATCACCGAAGAGGAACGCAACTACTGGGCCTACCAACCGATCGCGCCGCCGCAAACGCCGCTTCCCGAAGCGCGAGGGACGATCCGCACGCCGATCGATGCGCTGCTGGCCGCTGCTATGCCCGAAGGCTTAAGCTTTTCGCCCGACGCCGATCGCTTCACCTCGATCCAGCGTCTGTTCAACGACTTGATTGGCCTTCCGCCGACCGCGGAACAAGTCGCCCAATGGATGCAGCATTCCGATCCCGATTGGTACGAACAGCTCGTCGAAGAACTGCTACGTTCGCCGCATTATGGCGAACGCTGGGCCCGGCATTGGTTGGACGCAGCGGGCTATGCCGACAGCGACGGCTACACCGTGGCCGACAGCAGCCGCGATTGGGCGTGGCGGTATCGCGACTACGTGATCCGGTCGTTCAGCGCCGACAAACCGTTTGACCGCTTTATCACCGAACAGATCGCTGGCGATGAACTGGCCGGCCCTGCCGACGGCGATTGGACTGCGGAGCAGATCGAGCTGCTGACCGCAACCGGTTTCCTGCGGATGGCAGCCGATGGAACCGGCAGCGGCGACAACAGCCCCGAAGCTCGCAATAAGACGATCGCTGACACGATGCAGATCGTCTGCAGCACGCTGTTGGGTTCCAGCGTGCACTGCGCCCAGTGCCACGACCACCGTTACGATCCGATCTCGCACGTCGATTATTTTGCAATCCGATCGGTCTTCGAACCGGCCCTGGACTGGAAAGCTTGGAAAGCTCCGGCCGGCCGTTTGGTCTCGCTTTACACCGCCGCCGATCGGGCTGCCGCAGCGACGATTGAAGAGGAGGTGAAGCTGGTCGCGAAGGAGCGAGCGGAGAAACAGACCGCGTTTATTCAGGAGGTCTTCGAAGAAGAGCTCCTGAAATTCGAAGAGCCCCAGCGTTCACAGCTTCGCGAGGCCTACAACACGGCCAAGGACAAACGAACCGAAGAGCAGAATAAGCTGCTGGCAGCCAACCCCGCCGTCAACATCACCGCGGGCGTGCTGTACCAGTACCGTCCCAAAGCGGCCGAAGAGCTGAAGGAATTCGACAAACGGATCGCCGAGATGCGAGCGAAGAAGCCGGTCGAAGAGTTCATCCACGCGTTGGTCGAAGCTCCCAACCACGCGCCGGTCACCCAGTTGTTTCACCGCGGCGACTTCAACCAACCGAAGCAGGAAGTCTTGCCGGCGGGGCTGACCGTCGTCGCTCCCGAAGGCGCTGTGGCCCAGTTCCCCAGCAACGATCCCGAACTGCCAACGACCGGCCGACGGCTAGCCTTTGCCCGCTGGTTGACCGATGCGAATAGCAATCCGCTGACACCGCGAGCGATCGTGAATCGGATTTGGATGCATCACTTCGGTCGCGGTATCGTGTCGACGCCGGGGGACTTTGGTCGCTTGGGTGGAGAACCGACGCATCCGGAATTGCTCGATTGGTTGGCAAACGATTTTGTCGAACATGGCTGGAGTCTGAAGCACCTGCATCGTCAGATCCTGAAGTCGACAGCATGGCGTCAGGCGTCGTATCGCGAACCGACGCGTCAGGCGATCGATGGCGATAACCATTATTATTGGCGAAAGTCGCTGCAACGCGTCGACGCGGAGATCCTTCGCGATTCGATCCTGTCGGTCTCCGGCAATCTGGACGTCGATCGGTTTGGGCCTCCCGTCGATATCGCCGAAGATGAAACCGGGCAGGTTCGCGTCGATGCCAAGCGACCGCGGCGCAGCATCTACGTCCGGGCGCGACGCAGCCAACCGGTCGGCATGTTGCAGACCTTCGACGCTCCGGTGATGAGCGTCAACTGCGACGTCCGCTCGGTCTCGACCGTCGCTCCCCAGTCGCTGATGATGCTCAACGGCGACTTCATCCTCGAACAAGCCGCGTTGGTCGCCGAGCGCGCCGTCGCCGCCGAACAAACCAACCGGACCGCGGCAGCGGAATCCGCCACCGCGGCCAGCGAAGCGGACGACCGTTCGTGGATGCCGGCGATCCCCAAACCGATCTGGACGTACGGCACGGGAGAAGTCGACGAAGCGACTGGCATGCTGGCCCGTTTCGAAGCGCTGCCGAACTTCACGGGGACGCATTGGCAGGGAGGCCCCAAAGTGCCAGCCCCTGGTTTCGGTTGGGTCTTTCTGACTAAAACCGGCGGCCATCCCGGCAATCCAAAACATCCCGCCATCCGGCGTTGGACCGCTCCGACCGACGGCCAGTTGAGCATTTCCGGTTCGCTGCAACACGGCAGTGAAAACGGCGATGGCGTTCGCGGCCGGATCCTTTCGGCTGGCGGCCTGCGAGGCAGCTGGAACGCGCTTCACAATTCAACCGCTACCGACGTCGCGCCCTTTGCTGTCGCCAGCGGCGAAACGATCGACATCGTCACCGATTGCTTGGCCAACGAAAACGCCGACTCCTTCAGCTGGCAAGTGAAGCTCGACTTCACGCCCACCGGCGGCAAACCTCATCTTTACGATTCGGTCGCCGATTTCCGCGGGCCCTCCCAACCGGAGGACCTCGCGCCGCTGCCGGATCAGATCGCAGCCGCTTGGCAAATCGTGTTGTCGCGTTCGCCAACCGATTCCGAGATGCAAACCGCGTTGCAGTTTGCCAACCGCCAACTGACGCAGCTGTTCGCCGACCCTCAAGGCACACCGCAAGATCAAACACCGGGACGCCAGGTGTTAATCAACATCTGCCAGATGCTGATCAATTCCAACGAATTCCTGTACATCGAATAATCGCGAGCTTCGCATGAACATGCTTCCCAACACACGACGGCAATTTTTGCAGAGCACCGGCATGGGCGTCGGTTCGCTGGCGCTGCAGTGGATGCTGGCTCAGGAGACTGCCACAGCCAAGCCTCCGGTGCTGAAGCTGACGCCGCACAACGATCTGCAGCCGCGGCAGACACACTTCCAGCCGCGGGCTCGGGCGATGATCTCGCTG from Rosistilla carotiformis includes the following:
- a CDS encoding CocE/NonD family hydrolase, with the protein product MLACTRRFMFQIPIIALLVTSGLVAAAEDYHVEKDVMVPMRDGVRLATDIYRPMVDGKPSEERLPVILSRLPYNKNGAKSRGAYYATHGYVYVAQDTRGRYASEGVWHMLTDDGPDGVDCAAWIGKQPWSDGQIGMIGTSYFGGTQHAMALAGAPELKTVIPVDAMANMGRQSLRNAGAFELRFWNWIFLNASNGSRAGQDPGTKEVLKEMADQRHAYLQELPTRRGMTPLRLAPEYEDWLISAMENGPNDEFWEQNNIVDAPHKYKDIPVYLVSGWYDSWGGNNTATFMALRPEIKGPVYMIMGPWIHGQQSGYAHGQVSFGKQAAIADQWAWRREWYDHWLKGIDNSVGKADPFKTPVRIFVMGTGDGGKDEKGRLQHGGYWRSELDWPLERTQYTDFYLQPDGGLATEKPADEEAVTQYDFDPKNPVPNIGGNISSANDIMVQGAWDQKGGSHIWNFKNPIPLSARSDVLVFQTEPLTEDLEVTGELEVRLFASSSAVDTDFTAKLIDVYPPSADWPGGFDLNIADGIVRARFRESLKKEVLMTPGETYEFTIKMYPTSNVFKKGHRIRVDISSSNFPRFDVNPNTGEPLNRHRRTVVATQTIHHDATRPSRIILPVIPAE
- a CDS encoding PSD1 and planctomycete cytochrome C domain-containing protein encodes the protein MFACWVPFRCDRVAAAFLMLTLLSSGVAAGEEPSFFETQIRPILREYCFDCHGATEELEGGLDLRLVRFIKSGGDSGTALVPGDPEESLLLTRVRDGDMPPGEARVSDDKIAILEKWIASGAATLRPEPEQIGPGIPITEEERNYWAYQPIAPPQTPLPEARGTIRTPIDALLAAAMPEGLSFSPDADRFTSIQRLFNDLIGLPPTAEQVAQWMQHSDPDWYEQLVEELLRSPHYGERWARHWLDAAGYADSDGYTVADSSRDWAWRYRDYVIRSFSADKPFDRFITEQIAGDELAGPADGDWTAEQIELLTATGFLRMAADGTGSGDNSPEARNKTIADTMQIVCSTLLGSSVHCAQCHDHRYDPISHVDYFAIRSVFEPALDWKAWKAPAGRLVSLYTAADRAAAATIEEEVKLVAKERAEKQTAFIQEVFEEELLKFEEPQRSQLREAYNTAKDKRTEEQNKLLAANPAVNITAGVLYQYRPKAAEELKEFDKRIAEMRAKKPVEEFIHALVEAPNHAPVTQLFHRGDFNQPKQEVLPAGLTVVAPEGAVAQFPSNDPELPTTGRRLAFARWLTDANSNPLTPRAIVNRIWMHHFGRGIVSTPGDFGRLGGEPTHPELLDWLANDFVEHGWSLKHLHRQILKSTAWRQASYREPTRQAIDGDNHYYWRKSLQRVDAEILRDSILSVSGNLDVDRFGPPVDIAEDETGQVRVDAKRPRRSIYVRARRSQPVGMLQTFDAPVMSVNCDVRSVSTVAPQSLMMLNGDFILEQAALVAERAVAAEQTNRTAAAESATAASEADDRSWMPAIPKPIWTYGTGEVDEATGMLARFEALPNFTGTHWQGGPKVPAPGFGWVFLTKTGGHPGNPKHPAIRRWTAPTDGQLSISGSLQHGSENGDGVRGRILSAGGLRGSWNALHNSTATDVAPFAVASGETIDIVTDCLANENADSFSWQVKLDFTPTGGKPHLYDSVADFRGPSQPEDLAPLPDQIAAAWQIVLSRSPTDSEMQTALQFANRQLTQLFADPQGTPQDQTPGRQVLINICQMLINSNEFLYIE